Proteins encoded in a region of the Aptenodytes patagonicus chromosome Z, bAptPat1.pri.cur, whole genome shotgun sequence genome:
- the LOX gene encoding protein-lysine 6-oxidase isoform X1 encodes MHFAPPGLLLAQLHACIYWSCLWPAGCQQPPPRRDPPPPPAAWRQRIQWENNGQVYSLLSLGSQYQPPRRRQAAEAAGSTILLLRNNGTLPRGAAARAAAAQPQSAAGSRGASGARHWFQAGYQAPSGGRAAAGQRSQGAATPAAAGAARSASSGASRPSAPTSPAGGTGTDGNRSSIGAGGLPPLSSFRPGREDVMVGDDPYNPYKYTDDNPYYNYYDTYERPRQGSRYRPGYGTGYFQYGLPDLVPDPYYIQASTYVQRMSMYNLRCAAEENCLASSAYRADVRDYDNRVLLRFPQRVKNQGTSDFLPSRPRYSWEWHSCHQHYHSMDEFSHYDLLDASSHRKVAEGHKASFCLEDTSCDYGYYRRYACTAHTQGLSPGCYDTYNADIDCQWIDITDVKPGNYILKVSVNPSYLVPESDYSNNIVRCDIRYTGHHAYASGCTISP; translated from the exons atgCATTTCGCGCCGCCGGGGCTCCTGCTCGCCCAGCTCCACGCGTGCATCTACTGGAGCTGCCTGTGGCCCGCCGGCTgtcagcagccgccgccgcgccgcgaccccccgcctccccccgccgcctgGAGGCAGCGGATCCAGTGGGAGAACAACGGGCAGGTGTACAGCCTGCTCAGCCTCGGCTCCCAGTACCAGCCCCCCCGGCGCAGGCAGGCGGCCGAGGCGGCGGGCAGCACCATCCTGCTGCTGCGGAACAACGGCACGCTgccgcggggagccgccgcccgagccgccgccgcgcagccccagtccgccgccggcagccgggggGCCTCCGGCGCACGGCACTGGTTCCAGGCCGGCTACCAGGCTCCCTCCGGGGGtcgcgccgccgccgggcagcggAGCCAGGGGGCCGCcacccccgcggccgccggggcggCCAGGAGCGCCTCCTCGGGGGCGTCGCGACCCAGCGCCCCCACCAGCCCCGCCGGCGGCACCGGGACCGACGGCAACCGGAGCAGCATCGGGGCCGGCGGCCTGCCGCCCCTCAGCAGCTTCAGACCCGGGCGGGAAGATGTCATGGTAGGAGACGACCCCTACAACCCCTACAAGTATACGGACGATAACCCCTATTACAACTACTACGACACCTACGAGAGGCCCCGCCAGGGCAGCAGGTACAGACCCGGCTATGGCACCGGCTACTTCCAGTATG GTCTCCCTGACTTAGTCCCGGATCCCTATTACATCCAGGCGTCCACGTATGTCCAGAGGATGTCCATGTATAACTTGAGATGCGCTGCCGAGGAGAACTGCCTGGCAAG TTCAGCTTATCGAGCAGATGTTAGAGACTACGACAATCGTGTGCTTCTGAGATTCCCCCAAAGAGTGAAAAATCAAGGCACATCAGATTTTCTGCCCAGCAGACCCCGTTATTCATGGGAGTGGCACAGCTGTCACCA ACATTATCACAGCATGGATGAATTCAGCCACTATGACTTGTTGGATGCAAGCTCACACAGAAAAGTTGCTGAAGGACACAAAGCAAGTTTCTGTCTTGAAGATACCTCCTGTGATTATGGATATTACAGACGGTACGCATGTACAGCGCATACGCAG GGACTGAGCCCTGGCTGCTACGACACTTACAATGCTGATATAGATTGCCAGTGGATTGATATTACAGATGTAAAACCTGGAAATTACATTCTGAAG GTGAGTGTAAACCCCAGCTATTTGGTGCCTGAATCTGATTACTCCAACAATATAGTACGCTGCGATATACGCTATACAGGCCACCATGCATATGCCTCTGGCTGTACAATTTCACCGTAA
- the LOX gene encoding protein-lysine 6-oxidase isoform X2, whose product MVGDDPYNPYKYTDDNPYYNYYDTYERPRQGSRYRPGYGTGYFQYGLPDLVPDPYYIQASTYVQRMSMYNLRCAAEENCLASSAYRADVRDYDNRVLLRFPQRVKNQGTSDFLPSRPRYSWEWHSCHQHYHSMDEFSHYDLLDASSHRKVAEGHKASFCLEDTSCDYGYYRRYACTAHTQGLSPGCYDTYNADIDCQWIDITDVKPGNYILKVSVNPSYLVPESDYSNNIVRCDIRYTGHHAYASGCTISPY is encoded by the exons ATGGTAGGAGACGACCCCTACAACCCCTACAAGTATACGGACGATAACCCCTATTACAACTACTACGACACCTACGAGAGGCCCCGCCAGGGCAGCAGGTACAGACCCGGCTATGGCACCGGCTACTTCCAGTATG GTCTCCCTGACTTAGTCCCGGATCCCTATTACATCCAGGCGTCCACGTATGTCCAGAGGATGTCCATGTATAACTTGAGATGCGCTGCCGAGGAGAACTGCCTGGCAAG TTCAGCTTATCGAGCAGATGTTAGAGACTACGACAATCGTGTGCTTCTGAGATTCCCCCAAAGAGTGAAAAATCAAGGCACATCAGATTTTCTGCCCAGCAGACCCCGTTATTCATGGGAGTGGCACAGCTGTCACCA ACATTATCACAGCATGGATGAATTCAGCCACTATGACTTGTTGGATGCAAGCTCACACAGAAAAGTTGCTGAAGGACACAAAGCAAGTTTCTGTCTTGAAGATACCTCCTGTGATTATGGATATTACAGACGGTACGCATGTACAGCGCATACGCAG GGACTGAGCCCTGGCTGCTACGACACTTACAATGCTGATATAGATTGCCAGTGGATTGATATTACAGATGTAAAACCTGGAAATTACATTCTGAAG GTGAGTGTAAACCCCAGCTATTTGGTGCCTGAATCTGATTACTCCAACAATATAGTACGCTGCGATATACGCTATACAGGCCACCATGCATATGCCTCTGGCTGTACAATTTCACC ATACTGA